GTTGTCCATAAAACAGAAACTCAAAGAGACACATCAGTTCAGTTTGAAGATATTATCCACAGAGATGCAAATGAAGGAACAACAAGTAAAGAAGCAGATTGCAAAgtccaagaaaaaaaatgctTTAAAGGAAAAGCTGCAAAGCCCCTCTCCATGAATTCTCATCCTCTCTATGTTTCTTACATGCAAAACAAAAACTGAATAGACAGgttgacattaaatgtaaagCGACTTGTGCTAGAAAAAAGCAACTACACTTTTAAGGATTCAATAACTGCGACACATCTAGCCACccaatctcttttttttgtctgtccaaaagaatattattttcgtATTTTACCAGAGATTTTCAAGAACACAAAAACCAAGAAAATCCATGAACAAGCATATCAACAAATACTTAACAGGCATCTATGAAAAACTAACAACTTTCTCCAAAGGAGTCATTCCTTCTCATGTTTATATGACCAAACAACGAATGAATCTTTTTTAacatgtttaccaaaaaaataaaaacgaatgaATCTTCCTTAGATGTTGTTATAGAGAAGACTAAATAAAagattaaataatagtatagaaaagacttgaaatgattttttttttaaaagatctcACCGTTTAACCTTgaatattcataaaaaaaatcaaagctttATAATGGTGAAAGAAGTTAATAGAGAATATAATGAAGGGACGCGTACGTTGGTGTATATGTATGATTGTGAGGAACCCAGAGATGAAGAAATGAGAATAACTGATGGGGAGGCTATATAATAggtcaaaatttatatatttaccatAGGGTGAGAGAGACTTGGGCAATGTGAAATGATAATGCACTATATATGGGGAAAAAAGATTGAGaagaattatataaattttacaggAAGGAAAAttacttttctatttttatttaaattttagatctTGAAGATTGACCACAAAAACagatttcaaatattaaatttggTATTTGTGGTAAATATAGTATGACTGACTTTTATTCAAACTAAAAGTAatctatttttacaaaaaacGATAATAATTTGTATTATTTGTTAAATTTTGTTCTGAACAGTTATTTTTGAGTGGTGTGAAATCattaaactataaatttattaactGATTTGAACgttaaaaatcaaataagaaaatGTACACAAAATTACAAATGGATATAAATTCTTTCTAAATTAATAATGACCAAaataatgatgaatttattttcTCCACtacattcataaaaatatttatagtacAATCAACATTAGAAGACAAGAAAGTACAGTATATATGTGTTTTCCAATCATAgataatatttagtaattaTATGAATTAGTTACGTGTTTTTAGTTCAGTGATTAAAAAGTTGATATTGTATTGTGTTCATGGTCTTATCATAGTTTGTATTATTTTCTGTAAAaggtttaataaaatatatatgattccacaaatacttattttagatattaaaaatttgacttGGCACATTTCATTATTTTGTGTACTATTTGATCAAATTCAACCATATATAGCTAAGAATGGTAACACAGTCAAATTACTTGGGCATATCTAatctaatcaaatcaaattAAGATAGGAACTTAATAATTCAAAAAGGTGATAATAACAAGAAAGTCTCCTCAGAtgcattttaaatatatttgtattcaaAGTTTGAGGGATGAAATAGAAAATGATAaatggaaaataaaaatgagataTAATCTTAACTAATGGGATTGATATGCACAGCTTTGTAAGGAAAAGTGAGAAAAAATCTTAGGAtttttagtataaaatatttataatatatacattttttcaaTATAGATCTTACTAGTAAAAtatcatgtaattttttttgagtATAAAGTGTTAAATGCTAGAAAAAAGTAAAATCGTTTTGCACTATTAGTTCTGTGTAAAGATATTCACTTCTAAATATTCAAAAGATTTGTCTTACATGAAAAAAGTTGAAAAGATGGTAATAGCATAAAGCAACAAAAACTATGATTTAGATGGTATTACAGTATAACCATAAAAGTGATATACAAACACATAATCATCAGAACTATACACACACAACATATCTCAAAAATGCTTCAAGAAGAGTGAAGGTCCATGGACGATCTTCTCAAACCTCGATTCTTTGACGTAACCCTAACCTAAAAGACACGCAAAACAACAAAAGTATCAGTAAAAAGATATTACACATGAATAATTAGAACATATAGTTTTGGAAACTTCTTTTGACGACTCACCTTTGATGATAAAGGAGGCAAAGATGCTCGCCTTGTAAGCTCTTTTCTTTCCTCTTGAACAGCTTTTAATCTTTCTCTCAACAGCTCCACTTCATTCTCAATCTTTAACCTCTCATAATCAACCGCAGACATCGACTTCCTCCTTGAACCCGAAGAGCTTAGCGACTGTTTGCGTGGTCGACACAGTGGAGGAAGCTTTCTAGCTATCCCCGAGACAATGATACCATTGCTAGCAGAAGATTCTTCTAAAGTCTTCTTTTTCTCCACGTTCTCTTTTTCTTCCTTCACCATGTAAACGTCACGCACACGTGAATACGCAACTTCTGAATCCGACGTATACAAATATCTGTTCTTATCTTCCCTATAATGCATGTCAAGAACCGTTCCATCATGTTCTTGAACAAGCAAAGCTCTTCGCTCTTGAGGTGGTTCTTGTTTTTGGTTCTCTTTTGGTAAAGAACATTCAGATTCCTCTGCCTCAACGAGTAGATCTCTATAAGCTTCGACTTCTTTCTCCAAGAAATGTTTTTCCCTCTCACGACGTATCAAAATGTCTTTGAGTATGACCATCTCTTCAGCATCAAACGTAGATTTCTCTTCGACCATTCTCTGGAACTGCATGGCTTCCATTTCTATGGCTGCCTTCTCGTCTTGCAGCCTGTGTATCATCGCCATGGCTTCATCGGCTGCTGATGCTGCTGCGCTTCTCTCTTTATCTAGCTCAACACAAACCGCTGCTCGAGCAGCTCGCTCTTTTTTCAATGCTTCCTCTAACTCATTAATAGATTTTTCCTCTACATTTCTTACAAAACATAGACTTGCTGACGAATTAAGTGATACAGTTTTTTCAAGTTCCGGCCAATGAGACGGGCTAATcctctcttctttctttacATCATCTGTAACATACCAAACCCATTAAGACACATTCAAGAAGAGCATAATCTCTACAAGAAATGGACAACattaatcagtttttttttttttttggatactAGGAGGTTCGGGCCGAAGCCTATAACCCCATGCCCGAAGCCACatcatgtaatattagtttcgaCCCAGAGTTCATATCGATCAGCTTTAAGATAAGAAAGAAAACCTTTGCAGTCATCATCGTTGGAACACCTTTCCTCTTTAGCTCTGATAAAGGCATGATCATAAGGCTGCATCAAAGGATGTTTTACGGTTTCATCGAAGGCTTCTAGTGAAGAAACGGATCCAAGACTTCCGTAATCCACACGGCATCTCCTAGGGTTCTTAAGACCTTTTCTTGGTCTTCGGGTAACAAAACGCTTACCTTTCACTCCCTGTTCATCTCTTGATGCATCTTCCTCTGTTTCATCCTTAACCCTAGCATTACTTACATCACCACTGTTCTTTCTCACCAGCTTCATTTCAACAAACCGTttcgaatcatcatcatcactagtAATGGAACCAAAAGGGATCTTGCTTTTGATCAATCTATCTACGGATGAGATTTTCTCTGATGCACAAGCCACCAGATTCCCTTCAATGCACATGTTTGGATCACCGAAACGTCCGTTGTGGAATCTTGGAAGAGAGAAACCTAGAAGCCCTATAGATCTCAAGACAACGTGTATAAAAAGAGATGTGCAGAGAAGCAAATAAGCTATGGTGAGATTCAGAAATGCGCCTATGAGATCAGTTAAACTCCAATCTTGCGTATCCAAACACggcatttttttgtaaatagatGAGTCTCTATTAGCTTCAAAGAGTCTATGTATCTGTTAATCAAAATCTATGTTACGTTCAGACAATCATGTCTCCGAAAAATCTGTAGAGAACAGAAACATTGATTATCTTCTCGAGCTTTGATAATCTAAAATGAAATCATCAATTTAAAGCAAAAGGATGCGAACCACAAgttaataactatttttaaagaTCGTTCTTAATCgatcattgaaataaaaaatggatTCAACGTAAAACTGAGGTATATAGTAGCATATGCCGTAATGCGAACGTTAGAGCAACATTATCAACAACACTTGTTAGAAAAGTTCTTAGAGTTTTTAATTAGTATTTCTAGTCTAAGCACTTTTCTAAGATACTTAAGTTGAAAAACAACATTATCAATGGAACTTTTTGAAGGTTCTTaggtataaaatattattttcttattaataatTAGTAATTAAGATATATAATCCTGAGCATATACCCATTTATAATCaccattaaaaagaaaaacatttttattcatttcatataaaattataaacatttttttacattccatacataaaaaaaaaatcatatgtgATTTGGAAGATGTCCAAATTTAGcccatatattttcaatcaaatcgTATTTTAATTGTTCATGGGCTTGTCTATTATGAACGCTCGTTCGACGATCCATTGCACTGCCAAGATTTGAAGGCCTAGTAACGGTAAATGTATCTTCGTCTTCGCTTTCTTGAAATTCTCTAACGTTATCTTGAGTGTTTGTTGATCGTTCATCCTCGacaatcataatattatggaGAATGATGCATGCTCTCATAAAATTAGCTATTTTGTCTTCATCCCATAACTTATATGGATTTTTCACAACGGCAAATCTAGCTTGCAGAACTCCGAAGGCACGCTCAACATCTTTTCGAACAGCTTCTTGGGTTTTAGCAAATAACGAATGTTTCTCACTTTGAGGAAGtcggatagattgaataaaagtcgctcatttcggataaataccatcagtGAGATAATATGCCAAATGGTATGGATTACCATTAACATAAAAGTCGCCCATTTTggatagattgaataaaaaTCGCCCATAACAGAGATAGAATATTAACAGAGATAGAAGACAAACCTTGTATCGTTTCGATTCGAAGCACGACGGCGAGATCCTTGTGGATTGGGTGAGACTAGACGACGGCGGCCGAAATCTAccatcgagagagagagagaatagtgAAACGATGCACACCGAGATCAAACACCACGCATGCAAAAAggaatcaaaccaaaaaaatattagatcGACAAATCACACCGATTATCGCAATAAATaagttaagagaagaaggaCGAACCTGGTGGAGATTCGATGCGGCGGTAGAGCTTTGGATTGAACGGTAGATCGGTGTGGTAAGCGGCGCTGCTTCACTGCTCGAGAAATCGCCTTCtccggagagagagagagagagagagagagagagagagagagagagagagagagagagagagagagagagagaatggatGGAGACCGAACGACCACTTCCCTCTACCGCTTCCTACCTCCTATCACCACTTGCCACGTGACACAAGCACTTCTGCCAAAAACTTCTTACCTAAAAAAcgattcttttatttttctgcaattttgatttaaatttgggcCGAATTGGGTTAAGCAACGAGGTTTAGAAGCCCCGATAATGTTGCTGTTAGTGTGTTTTAATATGCAAAGTATTGAGTTGACTCTGTCATTACGTGTATAATAGGCGAAAGTTCCCAAACTACCCCTCCTAATGAGCCATCCGGTTTGATGAGCCGGTCGGTTTAAGTAAAAAAAGGAAATACGGTTTAGAGAGCCGAACCggatctaaaccctaaacctctgTGAAACCTGAACCGGCGAGCTTCCTTCCTCACTTTGCATCTCTTCGAGTAATCGATTCGATCGAGTGAGGGCGAGTTTCATGGCTCTCGTTCGATTGATCTCTTCTCGGAAGCTTTCGCCACCGTTTTTCTCTAGGAATGTTGATCGATTGGAGCTGACACGCATTGGAT
This region of Brassica napus cultivar Da-Ae chromosome C5, Da-Ae, whole genome shotgun sequence genomic DNA includes:
- the BNAC05G02900D gene encoding uncharacterized protein BNAC05G02900D; the encoded protein is MPCLDTQDWSLTDLIGAFLNLTIAYLLLCTSLFIHVVLRSIGLLGFSLPRFHNGRFGDPNMCIEGNLVACASEKISSVDRLIKSKIPFGSITSDDDDSKRFVEMKLVRKNSGDVSNARVKDETEEDASRDEQGVKGKRFVTRRPRKGLKNPRRCRVDYGSLGSVSSLEAFDETVKHPLMQPYDHAFIRAKEERCSNDDDCKDDVKKEERISPSHWPELEKTVSLNSSASLCFVRNVEEKSINELEEALKKERAARAAVCVELDKERSAAASAADEAMAMIHRLQDEKAAIEMEAMQFQRMVEEKSTFDAEEMVILKDILIRREREKHFLEKEVEAYRDLLVEAEESECSLPKENQKQEPPQERRALLVQEHDGTVLDMHYREDKNRYLYTSDSEVAYSRVRDVYMVKEEKENVEKKKTLEESSASNGIIVSGIARKLPPLCRPRKQSLSSSGSRRKSMSAVDYERLKIENEVELLRERLKAVQEERKELTRRASLPPLSSKVSRQKKFPKLYVLIIHV